In one window of Gloeomargarita sp. SRBZ-1_bins_9 DNA:
- a CDS encoding alpha/beta fold hydrolase, which produces MKRQRYWFWRGYRVRYTYHNSRGEGLPLLLVHGFGAALEHWRYNLPVLGEHYPVYALDLLGFGQAEKAAAAYGVRLWVAQLYEFWRAFIGEPVGLVGHSLGALVALTAAVAHPEMVRRLALLSLPEGRPALPVAVQWLGSLERLLIPVVTWPLFYLLRQPVVIRWVCRTQVYHHPGAVNDELVRMFAQPAYDRDAGWTLCRLAQASTRPGYAPRVAPLLAGLSVPTLLIWGTYDRLVPVRRGRHWVQQFPHLRWVELPAGHCPQDEAPVAVNELLDEWFRG; this is translated from the coding sequence GTGAAACGGCAGCGGTACTGGTTCTGGCGCGGCTATCGGGTGCGCTACACCTACCACAACAGTCGGGGGGAGGGGTTGCCCTTGCTGCTGGTGCATGGGTTTGGGGCGGCCCTGGAGCATTGGCGGTACAACTTGCCGGTGCTGGGGGAACACTACCCGGTCTATGCTCTGGATTTGTTGGGGTTTGGTCAGGCGGAAAAGGCGGCGGCAGCCTACGGCGTGCGGTTGTGGGTGGCCCAGTTGTACGAGTTCTGGCGGGCGTTTATCGGGGAGCCGGTGGGCCTGGTGGGCCATTCCCTAGGGGCGTTGGTGGCCTTGACGGCGGCGGTGGCCCATCCCGAGATGGTGCGACGGTTGGCCCTGTTGAGTTTGCCGGAGGGACGGCCTGCCCTGCCGGTGGCGGTGCAGTGGCTGGGGAGTCTGGAGCGTCTGCTGATACCGGTGGTGACCTGGCCCCTGTTTTATCTGCTGCGGCAACCGGTGGTCATCCGGTGGGTCTGTCGCACCCAGGTCTATCACCACCCAGGGGCGGTCAACGACGAACTGGTGCGGATGTTTGCCCAGCCGGCCTACGACCGGGATGCGGGGTGGACCCTATGCCGTTTGGCCCAAGCCAGTACCCGTCCGGGCTATGCACCACGGGTGGCGCCCTTACTGGCAGGCTTGTCAGTCCCCACGTTGCTGATTTGGGGGACCTATGACCGGCTGGTGCCCGTTCGTCGGGGGCGGCACTGGGTGCAGCAATTTCCCCACCTGCGCTGGGTGGAACTGCCGGCAGGCCATTGCCCCCAAGATGAGGCGCCGGTAGCGGTCAACGAGTTGTTGGATGAATGGTTCCGTGGGTGA
- a CDS encoding prepilin peptidase — protein sequence MNLALGLWVILLGACVGSFLNVVVYRVPRGLSLWQPPSHCPHCQTPLRPWENVPVLGWLGLRGRCSHCGVPISPRYPLVELTTALWFALVWWRFGVSDDTVAAALLGSWLLALALIDLDTLTLPDSLLKSGLVIGLVWQGLRGWPDFYAGVLGMVVGLWLLDSLGWVASVVMGQPALGGGDPKLAAMLGAWLQGPALAVALFLAVLTGAVVGVAGRCTGRLQPGQPMPFGPFLALGGAVAVLWGETLWRGYWQWLQMA from the coding sequence GTGAACCTGGCCCTAGGGCTATGGGTGATCCTACTGGGGGCTTGCGTTGGCAGTTTTTTGAATGTGGTGGTGTACCGGGTACCCCGGGGCTTGTCTCTTTGGCAGCCGCCGTCCCACTGTCCCCATTGTCAAACCCCCCTGCGTCCCTGGGAAAACGTGCCAGTGCTGGGATGGCTGGGGCTGCGGGGACGGTGTAGTCACTGTGGGGTGCCCATCTCTCCCCGTTATCCCCTGGTGGAATTGACAACGGCCCTGTGGTTTGCCCTAGTCTGGTGGCGCTTCGGGGTGAGTGATGACACGGTGGCGGCGGCCCTGTTGGGGAGCTGGCTGCTGGCTCTGGCGCTGATTGACCTGGACACCTTGACCCTGCCGGACAGCCTGTTGAAATCGGGTTTGGTGATCGGACTGGTGTGGCAGGGGCTACGGGGCTGGCCGGATTTCTACGCCGGGGTGTTGGGGATGGTTGTTGGCCTGTGGTTGTTAGACAGCCTGGGCTGGGTGGCCTCTGTGGTCATGGGACAACCGGCGCTGGGGGGTGGCGACCCAAAACTGGCGGCCATGTTGGGGGCTTGGCTCCAGGGACCGGCGCTGGCGGTGGCCTTGTTTCTGGCGGTGCTGACCGGAGCAGTGGTGGGGGTCGCCGGCCGTTGCACCGGACGATTGCAGCCGGGTCAACCCATGCCCTTCGGTCCCTTTTTGGCGCTGGGGGGCGCGGTGGCGGTGCTCTGGGGGGAAACCCTGTGGCGCGGCTATTGGCAATGGCTACAGATGGCTTGA
- the tkt gene encoding transketolase produces MTVAAPPSIEQLAINTIRFLAVDAVQKAKSGHPGLPMGAAPMAYVLWQEFLKFNPRNPKWPDRDRFVLSAGHGCMLQYALLHLTGYDVTLEDIKQFRQWGSKTPGHPENFETPGVEVTTGPLGQGVGNAVGLAIAEAHLAARFNKPGHTIVDHYTYVILGDGCQMEGVAAEAASLAGHLKLGKLIMLYDSNHISIDGNTAIAFTEDVAKRYEAYGWHVQKVEDGNHDLPAIRAAIAQAKAVTDKPSLIIVETTIGYGSPNKAGTEAVHGAPLGPEEVKLTKQNLGWPLEPEFYIPDEVLRHFRQAIDKGAKAEAEWQARFAAYKQAYPEEAAEFERIMRGDLPAGWQEALAPIAETGKESTRNISKLCLNALAQAIPEFLGGSADLAHSNMTYLKGLPEFQAGSYHGRNFRFGVREHAMGAIANGMALHGGLIPYDATFLVFSDYMRPAIRLSALSRARVLHIMTHDSVALGEDGPTHQPIETLSSLRLIPNLYVIRPADARETVGAYQVALQARETPSVLVFTRQAVNPVPGTSPEGVAKGAYIVVDCGCDHPDLILIATGSELELAVQAAARLSGYKVRVVSMPCTRLFDAQPQDYRDRILPPMVRKRIAIEAGVTDFWYKYVGLDGKVLGIDRFGASAPGSVCMEKFGMTVDHLVQAAQALLG; encoded by the coding sequence ATGACGGTTGCTGCCCCCCCTTCGATCGAACAATTGGCCATTAACACCATTCGCTTCCTGGCGGTGGATGCCGTCCAAAAGGCCAAGTCGGGTCACCCGGGCCTGCCGATGGGGGCGGCACCCATGGCCTATGTGCTCTGGCAAGAATTTCTTAAATTTAATCCCCGTAACCCCAAGTGGCCGGACCGGGACCGCTTTGTCCTGTCGGCGGGGCACGGCTGCATGCTGCAATACGCCCTGTTGCACTTGACAGGCTACGACGTGACTTTAGAGGACATTAAGCAGTTTCGGCAGTGGGGGTCGAAAACACCGGGGCACCCGGAAAACTTTGAGACGCCGGGGGTGGAGGTGACCACTGGACCTTTGGGGCAAGGGGTTGGCAATGCCGTGGGGTTGGCGATTGCGGAGGCGCATTTGGCGGCCCGGTTCAATAAGCCTGGCCACACCATCGTGGACCACTACACCTATGTAATCCTTGGCGACGGCTGTCAGATGGAGGGGGTAGCGGCGGAGGCGGCCTCCTTGGCGGGCCACCTGAAGCTGGGTAAGCTGATTATGCTCTATGACAGCAACCACATCTCTATTGATGGGAATACGGCGATCGCCTTTACGGAGGATGTGGCCAAGCGCTACGAAGCCTATGGGTGGCACGTGCAAAAGGTGGAGGACGGCAACCATGACCTGCCGGCGATTCGGGCGGCTATTGCCCAAGCCAAGGCGGTCACGGATAAACCGTCGCTGATCATTGTGGAGACGACGATTGGCTATGGGTCGCCCAACAAGGCGGGGACGGAGGCGGTGCATGGGGCGCCCCTGGGGCCGGAGGAGGTGAAATTGACCAAACAGAATTTGGGCTGGCCCCTGGAGCCGGAGTTTTATATTCCCGATGAGGTGCTCCGGCATTTCCGGCAGGCGATTGACAAGGGGGCGAAGGCGGAGGCGGAGTGGCAGGCCCGGTTTGCGGCTTATAAGCAGGCCTATCCCGAGGAGGCGGCGGAATTTGAGCGGATCATGCGGGGGGACCTGCCGGCGGGTTGGCAAGAGGCCTTGGCCCCCATTGCCGAAACGGGAAAAGAATCCACCCGTAACATCTCCAAGCTGTGTTTGAATGCGTTGGCCCAGGCGATTCCGGAATTCCTGGGGGGGTCGGCGGATTTGGCCCATTCCAACATGACCTACCTCAAGGGGCTGCCGGAATTCCAGGCGGGGTCCTACCACGGGCGGAATTTCCGTTTCGGGGTGCGGGAGCATGCCATGGGAGCCATTGCCAACGGGATGGCCCTGCACGGAGGTTTAATTCCCTACGACGCCACGTTTTTGGTCTTCAGCGATTACATGCGTCCGGCGATTCGTCTGTCGGCCCTGTCGCGGGCGCGGGTTTTGCACATCATGACCCACGATTCGGTGGCCCTAGGGGAGGATGGCCCCACCCACCAGCCGATAGAAACCCTGTCGTCGTTGCGGTTGATTCCGAACCTGTATGTGATTCGGCCGGCGGATGCCCGGGAGACGGTGGGGGCGTATCAGGTGGCGTTGCAGGCGCGGGAGACGCCGTCGGTGTTGGTGTTTACCCGGCAGGCGGTCAATCCGGTGCCCGGTACGTCTCCGGAGGGGGTGGCCAAGGGGGCCTACATTGTGGTGGATTGTGGCTGTGACCATCCCGACCTCATCCTCATCGCGACGGGGTCAGAGTTGGAGTTGGCGGTGCAGGCAGCGGCCCGCTTGTCAGGGTACAAGGTGCGGGTGGTGTCTATGCCCTGCACGCGCTTGTTTGATGCCCAGCCCCAGGATTACCGGGACCGTATCCTGCCGCCGATGGTGCGCAAGCGGATCGC
- a CDS encoding transglycosylase SLT domain-containing protein, translating to MIRHRWRWLVGVAVLVVLGGWVWRPGRPRVASPPTTESADLGALKPLVPKPPPARRQTLTQLSSQGKGVDRQRAKYLLAVDSLEAGDPQQALQLLQGLEKDYPVLSAQVLWQQARAYQKKGNLPAAQRRWQQIVEQHPDQALAAEALLALGRPEEAKQRYPAHPQVVAWVQKALEKQPHDRESLLHLARHGLHLPNLTAYLDRLVHVHRAGLTPEEWQDIAFAYWEKQQYLKAGRAYLLAPLTVENLYRAARGHQLGGQVTEAVGYYQDLVRQFGESDQAILALYHLSHLAPAPQRDLYFQQLQQRDNERAARVLWERLPLWERAGQAQRVSQVRTELLARYAQTDAASRLRWELAWAEQQRGRLRQAMHFAEGIWQHTPQSDLAPRAGFWLAEWARELGETAQAKTLYRQVIERYPESYYAWRAALRLGWPVGDFSGIVQAQPPVQFQRMTLALLKGSPALQELYRLGEYEDAWDQWQVEFTARQHPTLADQLTDGVLRVGIGDRLEGLFMLSTLERRVQTPEDRQQYEQVRRQPAYWQALYPLAYWSEVQQAAKQHGLNPLLVTAVIRQESRFEPEIVSSAGAVGLMQVLPETGNWIAEKLQRSPFDLTQPWENLLAGTWFLHYTNGLYHHNGLLAVASYNAGPGNVDAWVQRFGQGDWDAFVENIPFPETQDYVRQVFGNYWNYLRLYNPEVCQRINPHLCGS from the coding sequence GTGATTCGGCATCGCTGGCGATGGCTGGTGGGTGTGGCGGTCCTGGTGGTGCTGGGCGGCTGGGTCTGGCGGCCAGGTCGTCCTAGGGTGGCATCCCCACCGACAACTGAATCGGCGGATTTGGGTGCCCTCAAGCCCCTAGTGCCCAAGCCCCCCCCAGCCCGGCGTCAGACACTCACCCAGTTAAGTAGTCAAGGGAAAGGCGTTGACCGTCAGCGAGCTAAGTATTTACTGGCGGTGGATTCTCTAGAGGCGGGGGACCCGCAGCAGGCATTGCAGTTGTTGCAGGGGCTAGAGAAGGACTATCCGGTGCTGTCGGCCCAGGTGCTCTGGCAGCAGGCGCGGGCGTACCAGAAAAAGGGGAACTTACCGGCGGCCCAACGGCGGTGGCAGCAGATTGTGGAGCAACACCCGGACCAAGCCCTGGCGGCAGAGGCCTTGTTGGCCCTGGGACGCCCCGAGGAAGCGAAACAACGCTATCCGGCCCATCCCCAGGTGGTGGCGTGGGTGCAAAAGGCCCTGGAAAAACAACCCCATGACCGGGAGTCGCTCTTGCATCTGGCACGGCACGGCCTGCATTTGCCTAATCTCACGGCCTATTTGGACCGTTTGGTACATGTGCATCGGGCAGGCCTGACCCCGGAGGAATGGCAGGACATTGCCTTTGCCTATTGGGAAAAGCAGCAGTACTTGAAGGCGGGCCGGGCCTATTTGCTGGCGCCCCTGACGGTGGAGAATCTCTACCGGGCGGCCCGGGGGCACCAACTGGGAGGCCAGGTCACCGAGGCGGTGGGCTATTACCAGGATTTGGTGCGGCAGTTCGGGGAGAGTGACCAGGCGATCTTGGCTCTGTACCACCTATCCCATTTGGCGCCGGCCCCCCAGCGGGATTTATATTTCCAGCAGTTACAACAGCGGGATAACGAACGGGCGGCGCGGGTGCTGTGGGAGCGGTTGCCCCTTTGGGAACGGGCAGGCCAAGCCCAGCGGGTGAGTCAAGTGCGTACGGAATTGCTGGCCCGCTACGCCCAGACGGATGCAGCGAGTCGCCTGCGGTGGGAGTTGGCCTGGGCGGAACAGCAACGGGGTCGCTTGCGGCAGGCAATGCATTTTGCTGAGGGGATTTGGCAGCACACGCCCCAAAGTGATCTGGCGCCGCGGGCCGGATTTTGGTTAGCGGAATGGGCTAGGGAACTGGGGGAAACGGCTCAAGCCAAAACCCTCTACCGGCAAGTCATCGAACGCTACCCCGAGTCCTACTACGCCTGGCGGGCGGCGCTACGCCTGGGCTGGCCGGTGGGGGATTTCTCCGGGATTGTGCAGGCGCAACCCCCGGTGCAATTCCAACGCATGACCTTGGCCCTGTTGAAGGGGTCGCCGGCGCTACAGGAGCTCTATCGCCTGGGGGAGTACGAGGACGCCTGGGACCAGTGGCAGGTGGAATTCACCGCCCGGCAGCACCCCACCCTGGCGGACCAACTCACGGACGGGGTGTTGCGGGTGGGCATTGGCGACCGGCTGGAGGGGCTATTTATGCTCTCAACCTTGGAGCGACGGGTGCAAACCCCCGAAGACCGACAGCAGTACGAACAGGTGCGGCGGCAACCGGCCTACTGGCAAGCTTTGTATCCTTTGGCCTATTGGTCGGAGGTGCAGCAGGCGGCCAAGCAGCATGGGTTAAATCCCCTGCTGGTGACGGCTGTGATCCGCCAGGAGTCCCGCTTTGAGCCGGAGATTGTCTCCAGTGCGGGGGCGGTGGGCCTGATGCAGGTGCTGCCGGAAACGGGGAATTGGATTGCGGAAAAACTCCAGCGCTCCCCCTTTGACCTCACCCAGCCCTGGGAGAATTTGCTGGCGGGGACCTGGTTTTTGCACTACACTAATGGTCTATATCACCACAACGGGCTGCTGGCGGTGGCCAGTTATAACGCCGGGCCGGGGAATGTGGACGCCTGGGTGCAGCGTTTTGGCCAGGGGGATTGGGACGCGTTTGTGGAAAATATCCCGTTTCCCGAGACCCAGGACTACGTGCGTCAAGTGTTCGGCAATTACTGGAATTACCTGCGCCTGTACAACCCGGAGGTGTGTCAGCGGATAAACCCCCATCTGTGTGGGTCGTGA